One window of uncultured Trichococcus sp. genomic DNA carries:
- a CDS encoding glycoside-pentoside-hexuronide (GPH):cation symporter: MAQHQVTGATKRPFGFRDLLGYFMGDFGCNMSFTLISSYMFIFYTQYIGISLAHYSIVILITKILDGINDPIIGAIVDRMGANKKGEKFKQWILRGSPFLALAATVMFIDAADWSYPAKLALCIGGYILWDVTYTVVNVPYGALSSVMTSKPSQRAALSNARSWGYIIAGVPLGILIPLFAYEQVTKNGQTASIFRGERMFPIAVILGIVSIIAFALLYLNTEERIQQVETEGEEVKFNYFKTLKDFFRNRAILGIALASIAQILFIMGGNQLHQLTYQMYFGDGTLSSYSILTQIIPLFVGTALGGALVGKLGKKELSTWPLIGSIAVYAFLYLVEIKNPILWIAMQIIANSFAFGSTIYTWGMVADAIDYQEWQTGIRNEGSIYATYSMLRKVAQGFGQSFIPAAIAILIPTLDVKDAMTWTIGNSLAIRNMAALFPLIGYIIMFICFKFIFNLDRKTVREMQVALGRDEE, from the coding sequence ATGGCTCAACATCAAGTAACCGGTGCAACAAAGCGTCCATTCGGATTCCGTGACTTACTTGGATATTTCATGGGCGACTTCGGCTGCAATATGAGTTTCACTTTAATTTCCAGCTACATGTTCATTTTCTACACCCAGTACATCGGGATTTCCTTGGCCCACTATTCCATCGTCATTCTGATCACGAAAATCCTTGATGGCATCAACGATCCGATCATCGGCGCAATCGTCGACCGTATGGGTGCAAACAAAAAAGGTGAGAAATTCAAACAATGGATTCTGCGCGGCTCTCCATTCTTGGCATTGGCGGCGACTGTCATGTTCATCGATGCGGCTGACTGGTCCTATCCTGCTAAGCTTGCTTTGTGTATCGGTGGGTACATCTTATGGGATGTCACCTATACAGTCGTGAATGTTCCTTACGGCGCCCTAAGCTCCGTTATGACTTCCAAGCCTTCACAACGCGCTGCTTTATCCAATGCACGTTCTTGGGGATACATCATCGCCGGTGTTCCTCTAGGCATCCTGATTCCGTTGTTCGCTTATGAACAAGTCACAAAAAACGGCCAAACAGCAAGTATTTTCCGCGGTGAAAGGATGTTCCCGATTGCAGTCATTTTGGGTATCGTATCCATCATTGCCTTCGCTCTTCTGTATCTGAATACGGAAGAACGCATCCAGCAAGTTGAGACTGAAGGTGAAGAGGTAAAATTCAATTACTTCAAGACATTAAAAGACTTCTTCCGCAACCGCGCGATTTTGGGTATCGCTCTTGCCTCCATCGCACAAATCCTGTTCATCATGGGCGGGAACCAATTGCATCAATTGACTTACCAGATGTATTTCGGAGACGGAACCTTGAGTTCTTACTCCATCCTGACTCAAATTATCCCACTATTTGTTGGTACTGCACTAGGTGGTGCCTTGGTCGGAAAACTGGGCAAAAAAGAATTGTCGACTTGGCCATTGATCGGATCCATCGCTGTCTACGCCTTCCTTTACTTGGTCGAAATCAAAAATCCGATTCTTTGGATCGCGATGCAGATCATCGCAAACAGCTTCGCCTTCGGGTCAACGATCTATACTTGGGGAATGGTTGCTGACGCGATCGACTATCAGGAATGGCAGACCGGCATCCGCAATGAAGGTTCCATTTATGCTACTTACTCTATGCTACGCAAAGTCGCACAAGGTTTCGGCCAATCATTCATCCCTGCAGCCATCGCCATCTTGATTCCAACACTGGATGTTAAGGACGCTATGACCTGGACCATCGGAAACTCACTTGCCATCCGCAATATGGCTGCTCTGTTCCCATTGATCGGTTACATCATCATGTTCATCTGCTTCAAGTTCATCTTCAACCTGGACAGAAAGACCGTCCGAGAGATGCAGGTTGCCCTGGGCCGCGACGAAGAATAA
- the ilvD gene encoding dihydroxy-acid dehydratase, which translates to MRSDKIKKGIDKAPHRSLLRATGQIREEADMDKPFIAVCNSYTDIVPGHVHLRELGDIAKEAIREAGGIPFEFNTIGVDDGIAMGHIGMRYSLPSREIIADAAETVINAHWFDGVFYIPNCDKITPGMLLAAVRTNVPAIFCSGGPMKAGLSATGQALTLSSMFEAVGTFKEGKMTQEEFFDMEANACPTCGSCAGMFTANSMNCLMEVLGLALPYNGTALAVSDERKQLIREAAFKLMDLVEKDIKPRDIITADAIDDAFALDMAMGGSTNTVLHTLALAKEAGIDYDMNRINEIAETTPYLSKIAPSSAFSMHDVHEAGGVPAIMNELIKHGNLHPDRITVTSKTIRENVAGQEIKNEEVIHKYENAYSPVGGLSILNGNIAPFGGVIKVGGVDADIKKFVGKAICFSSHDEAVEAIDNRTVKKGHVVVIRYEGPKGGPGMPEMLAPTSSIVGRGLGRDVALITDGRFSGATRGIAIGHISPEAASGGPIGLIEDGDEIVIDLEHRTINVSVADEVLEERKKKQTRFMPKVKTGWLARYAALVTSANTGGVLKTPEELFAEFE; encoded by the coding sequence ATGCGTAGTGATAAAATCAAAAAGGGAATAGATAAAGCACCACATCGTTCCTTGCTGAGAGCAACCGGACAAATCAGAGAAGAAGCGGATATGGACAAACCGTTCATAGCTGTCTGCAATTCCTATACAGATATCGTGCCTGGTCACGTGCATTTGAGAGAATTAGGCGATATTGCCAAAGAAGCGATCCGTGAAGCCGGCGGGATTCCTTTTGAATTCAACACGATCGGTGTCGATGACGGGATCGCGATGGGACACATCGGGATGCGTTATTCATTGCCATCACGGGAAATCATTGCTGATGCCGCTGAAACGGTCATCAACGCACACTGGTTCGACGGTGTTTTCTATATCCCGAACTGCGATAAAATCACGCCGGGTATGCTGTTGGCGGCTGTCCGCACCAATGTTCCGGCGATTTTCTGCTCAGGCGGCCCGATGAAGGCTGGACTTTCCGCTACTGGACAGGCTCTGACATTGTCCTCCATGTTTGAGGCGGTCGGAACTTTCAAAGAGGGCAAAATGACCCAAGAAGAATTTTTCGATATGGAAGCCAACGCTTGCCCAACATGCGGTTCTTGTGCGGGTATGTTCACCGCCAACTCCATGAACTGTTTGATGGAAGTATTGGGATTGGCATTGCCATACAACGGGACTGCTTTGGCAGTCAGTGACGAGAGAAAACAACTGATCCGCGAAGCGGCCTTCAAACTGATGGACTTGGTCGAAAAAGACATCAAGCCGCGCGATATCATCACTGCTGATGCGATCGATGATGCCTTCGCCTTGGATATGGCGATGGGCGGTTCGACAAATACTGTGCTGCATACATTGGCTTTGGCGAAAGAAGCCGGAATCGACTATGACATGAACCGCATCAACGAGATTGCAGAAACAACCCCGTACCTATCGAAAATCGCTCCGTCATCTGCTTTCTCCATGCATGATGTGCATGAAGCAGGCGGCGTTCCGGCTATCATGAATGAATTGATCAAACACGGCAACCTGCACCCAGACCGTATCACGGTCACCAGCAAGACGATCCGTGAAAATGTCGCAGGACAAGAAATCAAGAATGAAGAAGTCATCCATAAATACGAAAATGCCTATTCTCCGGTCGGTGGTTTGTCCATCCTGAACGGGAATATCGCTCCTTTCGGCGGCGTCATCAAAGTGGGCGGCGTGGATGCCGACATCAAAAAATTCGTCGGTAAAGCGATCTGCTTCAGCAGCCATGATGAGGCAGTGGAAGCGATCGATAACCGTACCGTCAAAAAAGGACATGTCGTCGTCATCCGTTATGAAGGCCCTAAAGGCGGACCTGGAATGCCGGAAATGTTGGCACCAACGTCTTCCATCGTGGGACGCGGCTTAGGCCGCGATGTTGCCCTGATCACGGACGGCCGATTCTCCGGTGCCACACGCGGTATCGCGATCGGACACATCTCTCCGGAAGCAGCTTCAGGCGGCCCAATCGGCTTGATCGAAGACGGCGATGAGATCGTCATCGATCTGGAGCACCGCACAATCAATGTAAGTGTCGCGGATGAAGTGCTGGAAGAAAGAAAGAAAAAACAGACACGCTTCATGCCTAAAGTGAAGACGGGCTGGTTGGCACGTTATGCCGCTTTGGTTACATCAGCCAATACCGGCGGCGTACTGAAGACACCGGAAGAACTTTTTGCAGAATTTGAATAG
- a CDS encoding Zn-dependent hydrolase, translating into MFKANKHRIQTHIESLARFTATPGHGTTRLSYSKEDAAARHYIKQEMNKLGLAVREDAVGNIYGRLDGALKNAPAVIIGSHFDSVPNGGSFDGPAGVVTGLEVAALFQEYGLEPQYPLEVIAMIEEEGSRFGGGVLGSRMIAGQISPADLTEMKDSAGLSAAEAMEKLGFNAADIGSALRTGNDVKAFLELHIEQGPLLEEAAQDVGIVQMIVGMTEIRITVKGKSGHAGTTPMEGRADALAAAVSILKELPGMVLGEADRPVLTVGKLDVLPNGANVIPNQVVFTVDIRSANSGTIQRILRKIGQLVTDAEMPGIAFSTEELLYADPVEMSADIQSLLIENCEKLSLRYRKMVSGAGHDAMIFAGFTDTGLIFVPSKDGISHTPEEWTDYAQLQKGIEVAFETIVQLTEAKKKSSNTEM; encoded by the coding sequence ATGTTTAAGGCAAATAAGCACCGCATCCAGACCCACATCGAGTCACTTGCGCGCTTTACTGCAACTCCAGGTCACGGAACGACCAGGCTTTCCTATAGTAAGGAGGATGCGGCGGCCCGCCATTACATCAAACAGGAAATGAATAAACTCGGCCTTGCTGTCCGGGAAGATGCGGTCGGAAACATTTACGGAAGGCTGGATGGTGCGTTGAAAAATGCGCCTGCGGTCATCATCGGTTCACATTTTGACAGTGTCCCGAATGGCGGCTCCTTCGATGGCCCCGCCGGCGTCGTCACCGGACTTGAAGTGGCCGCTTTGTTCCAGGAATATGGCTTAGAACCCCAATACCCGCTCGAAGTCATTGCCATGATTGAAGAGGAAGGTTCCCGCTTTGGAGGCGGCGTGCTGGGTTCCCGTATGATAGCCGGTCAAATCAGCCCTGCTGATCTGACCGAAATGAAGGACAGTGCCGGCCTTTCCGCAGCTGAAGCGATGGAAAAACTGGGGTTCAACGCTGCTGACATCGGTTCGGCGCTGCGCACCGGAAATGATGTAAAAGCCTTCCTGGAATTGCATATCGAACAGGGTCCATTATTGGAGGAAGCAGCTCAGGATGTGGGCATAGTCCAAATGATCGTCGGCATGACCGAAATCCGCATCACGGTCAAAGGGAAATCCGGACATGCGGGAACTACCCCGATGGAAGGCCGGGCTGATGCCCTCGCGGCGGCAGTATCCATATTGAAGGAACTGCCTGGAATGGTTTTGGGTGAAGCCGATAGGCCGGTTTTGACTGTCGGAAAACTGGACGTCCTCCCGAACGGCGCCAATGTCATCCCGAATCAGGTTGTTTTCACGGTGGACATCCGTTCCGCCAATAGCGGTACCATCCAACGCATCCTCCGGAAAATCGGGCAGCTTGTGACTGATGCGGAAATGCCGGGCATCGCTTTCAGCACAGAGGAGTTGCTCTATGCGGATCCGGTCGAGATGTCAGCGGATATCCAATCGTTGCTGATCGAAAATTGCGAAAAACTGAGCCTGCGCTATCGGAAAATGGTCAGCGGTGCCGGTCATGACGCCATGATATTCGCGGGTTTCACTGACACAGGATTGATTTTCGTCCCCAGCAAAGACGGCATCAGCCATACCCCGGAAGAATGGACAGATTATGCGCAGTTGCAAAAAGGGATTGAAGTTGCATTCGAAACAATTGTACAATTGACAGAAGCAAAGAAAAAAAGCAGCAACACTGAAATGTAA
- a CDS encoding DMT family transporter: MSQYKSGVLFTVVGALLWGISGTSGQFLLQHRGLTSGWLVAVRMLMAGLILLVLCYKKEERAIFRVWKDKRDRLDIFLFAALGLSFCQYTYFATISHSNAGTATVLQFLAPVLIMVYLSVKSRKLPRPAEMTAIIFAVVGIFLLATHGRFDSLSTSKEALTYGLLSAVAVVIYNLQPARLIKTYGTLLSLGWGMLMGGILLSIMYQPWRIIGTWDIAAFASLLVIILLGDCPFLQSLS, from the coding sequence ATGTCTCAATATAAATCCGGTGTGCTGTTTACCGTTGTAGGGGCTTTGTTGTGGGGGATTTCGGGGACCAGCGGGCAGTTTCTGCTGCAGCATCGCGGGTTGACCTCCGGCTGGCTGGTCGCTGTCAGGATGTTGATGGCCGGCCTGATTTTGTTGGTGCTGTGCTACAAGAAAGAAGAGAGAGCCATCTTTCGGGTCTGGAAAGACAAGCGGGACCGATTGGACATATTCCTGTTCGCGGCTTTGGGACTTTCGTTCTGCCAATACACTTATTTTGCGACCATCAGCCATTCGAATGCGGGAACGGCTACAGTCCTGCAATTTTTAGCCCCGGTCCTGATCATGGTTTACCTTTCCGTCAAGAGCAGAAAATTACCGCGGCCAGCTGAAATGACAGCCATCATTTTTGCCGTCGTCGGCATTTTTCTGTTGGCCACACATGGCCGGTTCGATAGTCTGTCCACATCGAAGGAAGCGTTGACGTACGGACTCTTGTCGGCTGTGGCTGTCGTCATCTACAATCTTCAGCCAGCCCGTCTGATCAAAACCTATGGGACGCTGCTGTCATTGGGATGGGGGATGCTGATGGGGGGCATTCTGCTTTCGATTATGTACCAGCCTTGGCGGATCATCGGCACATGGGACATCGCTGCGTTTGCTTCCCTGCTGGTCATCATCCTGTTGGGGGACTGTCCTTTCCTTCAGTCTCTATCTTGA
- a CDS encoding CDP-alcohol phosphatidyltransferase family protein, translating to MKRVPNILTLIRLFLIPFYLLVFYSDTAHPVRWAMLIFLVASLTDIIDGYIARKYDAITKFGQVADPFADKVMQISVLYTLMDIGYIENWFFLIVLIKDGLQILLGVALLNVEPKIIVPANVFGKATTVLIFATILLSLFRLPGLIYLQLFVGGWAVVTFSQYAYHVWQAWKKDKSVKLDNQ from the coding sequence ATGAAACGTGTACCGAACATCCTGACGCTGATACGCCTGTTTTTGATCCCTTTTTATTTGCTGGTCTTCTATTCCGATACGGCGCATCCAGTCCGTTGGGCGATGCTCATTTTTCTGGTGGCCAGCCTTACCGACATCATCGATGGCTACATCGCCCGTAAATATGATGCCATCACGAAATTCGGACAGGTGGCTGATCCTTTTGCGGATAAAGTGATGCAGATTTCTGTCCTGTACACCTTGATGGACATCGGATATATAGAAAATTGGTTTTTCCTGATCGTATTGATCAAAGATGGCCTGCAGATATTGCTGGGTGTGGCTTTGCTAAATGTCGAGCCGAAGATCATCGTGCCTGCGAATGTATTCGGAAAGGCCACGACCGTCCTGATTTTTGCCACAATCCTGCTTTCTTTGTTCCGTCTGCCGGGATTGATCTATCTGCAGCTGTTCGTCGGGGGATGGGCTGTCGTCACTTTCTCCCAGTATGCCTATCACGTCTGGCAAGCATGGAAAAAAGACAAATCCGTCAAGTTGGATAATCAGTGA
- the argH gene encoding argininosuccinate lyase, whose product MAIWSNNYHGSMNERAFEFNSSIDADARLVYADIAGSIAHAKMLGKTEIIPLEEAEALVNELGKMNDELQDGDLNIDFSEEDIHSFLEAELTRRLGAIGKKVHTGRSRNDQVATALKLYSVSALEHLSSLAANVALALSEKAEQHLETIMPGYTHLQRAQPITFAHHLMAYTEMFLRDKSRLDDAKERVLHYLPLGSAALATTTLPLDRAFTAEALGFKDFSRNSLDGVSDRDHSLEMLADMSIIMVHISRLAEEVILWSSQEFGFVKIRDTFSSGSSIMPQKKNPDIAELLRGKSGRVFGDLMGVLTLMKGLPLAYNKDMQEEKELLFEAIDTVTFCLEILPAMLNDMDVIESAMLTASQKGYLNATDCADFLVEKGIPFRDAYQITGNILKECEEQNLTLENFPLEMYKKHSDAFDEAIYKKVDLKECVIRRNVAGGPAPERVKEHIEAVKTKLEDYQIIS is encoded by the coding sequence ATGGCAATTTGGTCAAATAATTATCACGGTTCCATGAATGAAAGAGCATTTGAATTCAATTCATCCATCGATGCGGATGCCCGGCTGGTCTATGCGGATATCGCCGGAAGCATCGCTCACGCAAAAATGTTGGGCAAAACCGAAATCATTCCCCTCGAAGAAGCGGAGGCCCTCGTCAATGAACTGGGCAAAATGAATGATGAACTGCAGGATGGCGATCTCAACATCGATTTTTCGGAGGAAGATATCCACAGCTTCCTGGAGGCGGAACTGACGCGTCGCCTTGGCGCTATCGGCAAGAAGGTCCACACGGGAAGAAGCCGGAACGATCAAGTAGCGACTGCTTTGAAGTTGTATTCTGTATCTGCTTTGGAGCATCTGTCCAGCCTTGCTGCCAACGTTGCCCTCGCACTGAGTGAAAAAGCCGAACAGCATCTGGAAACGATCATGCCAGGGTACACGCATCTGCAACGGGCACAACCGATCACTTTTGCCCATCACCTGATGGCTTACACGGAGATGTTCCTGAGGGACAAGTCCCGTTTGGATGATGCCAAAGAACGGGTTCTGCACTATTTGCCGCTGGGCAGTGCCGCTCTTGCGACTACAACCTTGCCGTTGGACCGCGCCTTCACTGCTGAAGCACTTGGGTTCAAGGATTTTTCCCGGAACAGTCTGGATGGCGTATCCGATCGTGACCATTCCTTGGAAATGTTGGCGGATATGTCGATCATCATGGTCCACATTTCCCGTCTGGCTGAAGAAGTCATCCTCTGGTCATCTCAGGAATTCGGATTTGTGAAAATTCGGGATACGTTCTCTTCCGGATCCAGCATCATGCCGCAGAAGAAAAATCCGGACATCGCGGAATTGCTGCGCGGAAAATCCGGCCGTGTCTTCGGCGATTTGATGGGCGTCCTGACTTTGATGAAAGGCTTGCCGCTTGCCTACAATAAAGATATGCAGGAAGAGAAAGAATTGCTTTTCGAAGCAATCGACACGGTCACATTCTGTCTGGAGATCCTGCCCGCAATGCTCAACGATATGGACGTGATTGAATCAGCCATGCTGACGGCTTCGCAAAAAGGCTATCTGAATGCAACAGACTGTGCCGACTTCCTGGTCGAAAAAGGCATCCCTTTCCGTGACGCTTACCAGATCACCGGAAATATCCTGAAGGAGTGCGAGGAACAAAACCTGACGCTGGAAAACTTCCCGTTGGAGATGTACAAAAAACACTCGGACGCTTTTGATGAAGCCATCTACAAGAAGGTTGACCTGAAGGAATGCGTCATCCGCAGAAATGTGGCAGGAGGACCGGCTCCAGAGCGCGTGAAAGAGCATATCGAGGCAGTCAAAACAAAATTGGAAGACTACCAGATCATTTCCTGA
- a CDS encoding pyridoxal phosphate-dependent aminotransferase: protein MYHWSELSKNYPASSIRKMAKLAAQFDDTLMLTMGEPNFETPDYIKKAGQDAIAADYTHYGPNVGELAFQQAVAKKYTDQTGIPFEPNEVMATFGGTEAILHVMMSILNPGDEVIIADPSYPNYLGQIMLLGANVVPVPVYEENSFKMQAADIEQVLTDKTRLIILNTPNNPMGSILDPTDMEAIVALADRHKIAILSDEVYESLIYDGKKHFSLFQIPGAKENHFVVNSLSKTYAMTGWRIGYVVGNHEAIDRMAEFREGIGFCVPPFIQEAAIAAITGPQDDVRYFLEQYDRRRNIIVDGLNQIPGFHCLKTEGAFYAFPNIKAFGKSSYDFAMEILTETHVALTPGSAFGKMGEGYLRIPFAESEEVLQEAVDRIKAYIVKAYPNL, encoded by the coding sequence ATGTATCATTGGTCTGAACTATCCAAAAACTATCCCGCATCCAGCATCCGAAAAATGGCAAAATTGGCCGCCCAATTCGATGACACGCTGATGCTGACGATGGGGGAACCGAATTTCGAAACCCCCGATTACATCAAAAAAGCCGGGCAGGATGCCATCGCCGCCGATTATACGCACTACGGCCCGAACGTCGGTGAGCTCGCTTTTCAGCAAGCCGTCGCAAAAAAATACACGGACCAGACCGGCATCCCCTTCGAACCGAATGAAGTCATGGCGACTTTCGGCGGAACGGAAGCCATTTTGCATGTGATGATGTCAATCCTGAATCCAGGCGACGAGGTGATCATCGCCGATCCGAGCTATCCGAATTATCTCGGCCAAATCATGCTTTTGGGAGCCAACGTCGTCCCAGTGCCTGTCTACGAAGAAAATTCATTCAAGATGCAGGCTGCTGACATCGAGCAAGTACTGACCGACAAAACGCGTTTGATCATTCTGAATACCCCGAATAATCCGATGGGTTCGATCCTTGATCCGACCGATATGGAAGCCATCGTGGCCTTGGCCGATCGCCACAAGATCGCGATTCTGTCGGATGAAGTGTACGAAAGCCTTATTTACGATGGCAAGAAACATTTCAGCCTGTTCCAGATACCCGGCGCAAAAGAAAATCATTTCGTGGTGAACAGCTTGTCCAAAACCTATGCGATGACGGGTTGGCGGATCGGCTATGTCGTCGGCAATCATGAAGCCATCGATCGCATGGCCGAGTTCCGGGAAGGCATCGGATTCTGCGTTCCTCCTTTCATCCAGGAAGCCGCAATCGCTGCGATCACCGGACCGCAGGATGATGTCCGTTATTTTCTGGAACAATATGACCGTCGCCGCAACATCATTGTCGATGGCTTGAACCAGATTCCTGGCTTCCACTGCTTGAAGACGGAAGGCGCCTTCTATGCTTTCCCGAATATCAAGGCATTCGGCAAGTCCTCTTATGATTTTGCGATGGAAATCTTGACGGAAACCCACGTAGCGCTGACGCCGGGTTCCGCTTTCGGAAAAATGGGCGAAGGCTACTTGAGGATTCCGTTCGCCGAATCGGAAGAAGTCCTTCAGGAAGCCGTTGACCGCATTAAAGCCTATATCGTAAAGGCTTATCCGAATCTATAG
- a CDS encoding nucleoid-associated protein yields MIRIKEAILHILDINTNEPIFSYAGLDTSERMMIEYIEAMVAKVEDSDSMKDGILEEDNPMAALFKNCQSDFVEGTKALSEKFFNVTKLNPEIPPADLLIAHFELDEVPCLGVFKLNYSDSYTHFVSYEGDVLTNQIILNRAILPSQRQAIQEGLVVNLDQMVYHVIEKKHMIAELGEKVNYFTEIFLEDTPKPSLKENISIIKKAVQKTSKAFNDEEFQVLAETKEAIVTSMQEDNLIDNEKIAEALFGDNFAKKQKYFEQVEELGYVDRAPAEAAVAGPKYSKQKFRLDNGIEISIPLELYKDPDVVEFINNPDGTTSVIIKNIEKIKNLF; encoded by the coding sequence TTGATACGCATTAAAGAAGCCATTTTACACATTTTGGACATCAACACGAATGAACCGATTTTTTCCTATGCGGGACTGGATACGTCAGAGCGCATGATGATCGAATACATCGAAGCAATGGTCGCAAAGGTCGAAGATTCCGACAGCATGAAGGACGGAATTTTGGAAGAGGACAATCCGATGGCTGCCCTGTTCAAGAATTGCCAAAGCGATTTTGTCGAAGGCACGAAAGCCTTGTCGGAAAAATTCTTCAATGTGACCAAATTGAATCCCGAAATCCCGCCCGCGGATCTGCTGATCGCTCATTTTGAATTGGATGAGGTACCGTGCCTTGGCGTGTTCAAGCTGAATTACTCAGACAGCTATACGCACTTTGTCTCCTACGAAGGGGACGTCCTGACCAACCAAATCATCTTGAACCGCGCCATCCTGCCTTCGCAAAGGCAAGCCATCCAGGAAGGCCTCGTGGTGAATCTGGATCAGATGGTATACCATGTCATCGAGAAAAAGCACATGATTGCTGAACTCGGCGAAAAGGTGAACTACTTCACGGAAATATTCCTCGAAGACACGCCGAAACCGAGCCTGAAGGAGAACATCTCGATCATCAAGAAAGCTGTCCAAAAGACAAGTAAAGCCTTCAACGATGAAGAATTCCAGGTATTGGCCGAAACGAAGGAAGCCATCGTCACGAGCATGCAGGAAGATAACCTCATCGATAATGAAAAGATTGCTGAAGCCTTATTCGGCGATAACTTCGCCAAAAAGCAAAAATATTTCGAACAAGTCGAGGAATTGGGCTATGTCGACCGGGCCCCGGCGGAAGCGGCAGTCGCCGGTCCAAAATATTCCAAACAAAAATTCCGACTCGATAACGGCATCGAAATCAGCATTCCGCTGGAGCTTTACAAAGATCCGGACGTTGTGGAATTCATCAATAACCCTGATGGCACCACATCCGTCATCATCAAAAACATCGAGAAGATCAAAAACCTGTTTTGA
- a CDS encoding gamma-glutamyl-gamma-aminobutyrate hydrolase family protein, translating into MKPIIGIGGNHLTAELGNQMEKTYTPQGFIDGVQVAGGIPLVIPISDPMDAEHYINAVDGLILAGGQDVSPILYDEEPTHRLGVTHPARDAFEIALAREAYNQCKPIFAVCRGMQLINVAFGGSLHQDISQLEEYDVQHDQKTNIQYASHSISIAPNNFLRSFLGEKHLVNSFHHQGVKELAEPFEAIAWSSDGLIEAFQAKERSQNIFAVQWHPEFMLASSQKMQYFFDEIVFLAGTGIHYQDSVIHY; encoded by the coding sequence ATGAAACCGATTATAGGAATTGGAGGCAACCACCTGACTGCTGAACTCGGCAACCAGATGGAAAAAACATACACACCGCAAGGATTTATCGATGGCGTACAAGTAGCAGGAGGGATCCCACTCGTGATTCCGATCAGCGATCCGATGGATGCGGAGCACTACATCAACGCCGTGGACGGGTTGATTTTGGCGGGCGGCCAGGACGTATCCCCGATTCTTTATGATGAGGAGCCGACGCACCGGTTGGGTGTCACGCATCCGGCGAGGGATGCTTTTGAGATCGCTTTGGCCAGAGAGGCTTACAATCAATGCAAACCGATTTTTGCGGTGTGCCGCGGGATGCAGCTGATCAATGTCGCTTTTGGCGGAAGCCTGCATCAGGATATCAGCCAGCTGGAAGAGTATGATGTCCAACATGACCAAAAAACGAACATCCAGTATGCTTCCCATTCGATTTCGATTGCCCCGAATAATTTCTTGCGTTCCTTTTTAGGGGAGAAGCATCTCGTCAACTCTTTCCATCACCAGGGCGTCAAGGAATTGGCGGAGCCTTTTGAGGCCATCGCTTGGAGCTCGGATGGGTTGATTGAAGCCTTCCAAGCAAAAGAAAGAAGCCAAAATATCTTTGCGGTGCAGTGGCATCCGGAATTTATGCTGGCCTCCTCCCAGAAAATGCAATATTTCTTTGATGAAATCGTCTTCCTGGCGGGAACGGGCATCCATTATCAAGACAGCGTGATCCATTATTAA